The Rosa rugosa chromosome 1, drRosRugo1.1, whole genome shotgun sequence genomic sequence accataatgatgcttgtctcagatgtggatcaagtggacattgggcaaagaagtgtactgcatcccagaacgttgcaaacgcatacaagatgtatcgtgaagcaagggaggcaaattacatggaacaagaagatcaagatggagatctcgatctaagggccggtggaagactacaaggatcaagacccagaaactggcgattttgattaagtctttttatttccaagagatgtaggcaattgccatattatttttgtagtagatgccaatgctattagtctttcttcaaagtaggcgtactcaatgtgagtgtgatgtctaggaaggttttgagataagtggtacttaagtgagccttgctccaccgatatctctctactcacctggtcacatttacattggaattaccgaaaggagttagacgactaccattgttttgcattaactagtttattggattagattttctttggttaaagaaacgatgatgtaatttcgtttggcttattaataaaagttgagttcttttctttatgactcctttttttaattacgagcttttcttttaggaatggatgaacttcaatgtcttgcggatagtgcgactatgcacaccattctacgacataggcaattattcttggagatgttgcctacatattcatctgtgactacgatggctgggtcatcaggtttagttcgaggacatggaatgacccaattccttttgcccaatggcaccttgattaaagtcactgaagctctctacgctcctaaggcaaatcgaaccttattgagctttaaaaatattagagccaacggattccatgcggaaacgcatagtgagaacggaatagaattcctttgcattatctCTAATCATTGCGGAAGAAAgcacatcttagagaaacttatgtgtcaatctagtggactttatgtcactacaattcgacctattgaatccaataatgtcataagagaagatctcttggattcagacacatattggctttggcatgaccgactaggacatcctggtcgtgatatgatgctccgtatactaaagacttcacacagacatccattcttcagagtgagaagaagcaagaatcgaaaattgattcctggacttagcaagaccgcaacaattgcagcatctagCGCTGCaaccgtcttggggcgccatagggccgcccaagtcccatgtgatgacgccatcaatggcgccaaccatgagcatgacgccatggttgttcctcccaatggccatgacgccataaacagcaattcccatggctccaacgccatgatgggagatgtagtcacacattttgcttctaatagcgctacagacgcttaGGCCctaccaaaatcctcattggttgcttctaaggcccctcgctctttctgcaaaacctgttcattcgggaaattaggacagagaccgtcctacgcaaaggatcccaaaatactcattccgttcttacagagaatccaaggggatatctatggaccaattcaaccatcatgcggaccttttaaatactttatggtattggttgatgcgtcgacacgctggtcacatgtcgcgctgttgtccactcgaaatgctgcttatgctaaactcctcgcccagattatccgtctacgggctcactaccccgACCAttctattaagtcaattcgacttgataatgctggggagtttacatcgaaaacgttcgatgactattgcctGTCActagggattgatgtagagcatccagttccccatgttcatacccaaaatggtctcgcagaagccgctatcaaacgactacagatgatagcacggacattggttatgcgcaccaatctccctgtttctgcttggggatatgcaatattgcatgcagcgacactaattcgtctacgacccactgccacccaatcttactctgcgttacagctagtgactgggtacgagcctgatatctcgcacttacgcatttttgggtgtgccatttatgtgtctATTACgtcgccacagcgtactaagatgggtccacaacgacgaatgggcatttatgttggatatgaatctccaacgatcgtccgctaccttgaacccttgacaggcgatctctttaccgctagatttgcggattgtcactttgatgagacagtcttcccatcgttagggggagataagaacaccgatgttcaacaggaacgacaggaattgtcgtggtctgtccccactttgtctcatctcgatccccgtaccgcacagttcgaacttgaagtgcgacgaATAATCGACCTCCaaaacgtagcagacactctgcctgatgcgatttctgatgttgccaaagtgacgagatcacacatacctgctgcaaacgtgcctgcaaggattgatgttccaaatactggacatcacgccactcctgtgacaccaggagatggcgccattgcccagcatggcaatgatgtggcatctatggccgtaggtcccgcaaggaagcgcggtagaccaattggttcgaaggatactcgccctagaaagagagcgaatgaggcacaaacaaatcctttgatcatcgatactcaaaatccgtcccatgaaaatgttccggattatggttatgtccaagagacatcattgggggacgcctcaatgtcagaacatatccctgagaacgtagagatctcggtaaattacactagtgtacataggacgtgggaaagaaactccatcatcattgatgatgtattcgcgtattcagtgagattattgagaccgatgacatcgaaccacgctccgttgatgaatgccaacatagagctgattggccaaagtggaaagatgcgatccaggcagaacttgattctctagcgaaaagaaaggtattcggaccagttgtgccaataccacccaacaccaaaccagttggtcacaaatgggtattcgttagaaagtgtaatgagaaaaacgagattgtaaggtacaaagctcgccttgtggcgcaaggcttctcacaacgccctggaatcgactacgaggagacctattctcccgtaatgaacgtAATAACGTTCCGCtatcttgtcagtttggtagtttccgaaaaactgaacatgcagcttatggatgtggttactgcgtatctatatggggatctagatacagaaatatacatgaaggtcccagttggacttcagttacccaaatcaagtggctctaaaccacggagcgcgtttgctataaggttgaaacgctcactatatggattgaaacaatccagacggatgtggtacaaccgtctaagtgactacttgattggaaagggatatgtcaacaatgaactatgcccatgtgtgttcataaaaaggacaagttccggatttggaatagtagcggtttatgttgatgacatgaacataattggcacccttaaagagttaagggaaaccgctgaacacttgaaatccgagtttgagatgaaagatcttgggaaaactcggttttgcctcggtttagaacttgagcaccgtagagatggtatcctaaTTCACCAATCAgattatacccaaaagatgcttaggcgtttcaacactgacaagattaagccttcaagcaccccaatggtcgtctgtagtcttgacccaaagaaggattaatttcatccaaaagatgacgatgaagaagtgctagaggcagaagtgccctacctaagtgcaataggcgcattattgtacttagcacaatgcacaagaccggatatcttattcgctgtgaacttgctagctataTATATCTCTGTGCCAACACGatgccattggactggtgttaaagatatttttcgatacctaagtggtacgatcgatatgggcttattctatccctacagagagaagatggattcggacccatcaagtgccagggacgccacatatggtggactgcgttccctgtccccatcccaaaacgatataagtgttttggaaggttttgctgatgttgggtacctctctgatccacacaaaggtcgctcccaaactggttatgttttcaccatgggaaagaccgcgatatcttggaggtctacaaagcagaccttagtcgctacctcttcgaatcatgcagagattattgctcttcacgaagcagttcgtgaatgtatatggcttcgatccatagttacgcatgttcgaagcaattgtggtttgaagtctaccacatatgagccaacaagcatttatgaggataatgctgcttgcattgaacaaatgaagcaaggctacatcaaaggcgacaacaccaagcacatatctcctaaattcttctacaatcagcaacaatagaagctcatcaagatcaaagtgaactagattcgatctgaggataatgtggcagacttattcactaagtcattgcccaaatccacgtttgagaaacatgtggcaagaattggcttgcggaaattatctgaactcccatgatagtagtcatcagggggagacgcagacatcagggggagttgtctacatgttcacctcgaaacgtgaagggtgtgttgtgctctttttccccttcgaccgaggttatttttgtcctattgagtttttgttactcggcaaggtttttaacgaggcaacgagagaagcaccgcgtttgggcaacataagggggagtgttcaagtaaaccctaatttgtgtttggcccaaactctaggttacttgacctagtggtaatagggttaaattagaaggatctagattcctattcaatgtacgattactttccttgtatgattgagattctatgcattgtaatcctctatataaagaggcccctattatcaatgagaatacacagcaaatttatctcaatttcagtttctctacaacatttatGAATTTGTTCAAATATATATGAGAATTATCTATTACGTtttaaattaaggaaaaaattaaaagtgcagCATGGCGCAGCCTATTTAGCTAGTAAAAtatgaaaagaacaaaagaaaattatgCAGATTCCTCTcttaaaaaaattagaaataaaaTTGCGTTGAGATACACTATTGGACAATGTCAATAATTACGAAAACGAAAACACTTATTTTGgtacagagaaaaaaaaaaaagaagagaagaagaaaagtgaAGAGAATGAATAATATTGCCCTGGGATGAGCAGTTCTCTCCTCCACCACAATTAATCAGAGGTAGCGACTACCTATTTTTTCATTTCCatatcttttcatttttcattttactcCTCGCCTCTTATGATTCTTACTATTTAAGCACTCATTTTCCATACACGCCCACTGTTTCCTTTCCTCTCTATTTTCCTCACATCTCTAACAGATTCTGTTGAGATTATAGATAGTTGTATAGAGAAATTGTGAATTGTTGATAAAAGAGGTTGTGGGTGTTGTAGGGTTGGTCCTCGATCCCTGGTATGTTGCTGGAATCCCTTTGGATTCGCTAGAAGgaggatttcaagggttttccAGTGTTACTGACATTTGATTACGATCGGTGGATTTGAGCTTGTCAAGGGTTCTCCGGTCTGCTTGTTTTCGATCGTTGCTCAATGCCAGCATGTACAGGAAATCGAGATTGAGCTCCCAGTTGTGCATTTACCAGTTGGTATTTGATGGAATTAGAATCTTCGAGCAATAATTTTGCTAGGTATGTTTACAGGGTTATTCGTTTATTTTGTtatcttttaatttttgtaCTAAACTAAAAACAAAGTAAATAGGGGAGCATAGTGTGTGAGACGATGGTATCTGTTGAGGGCAACGGTGGTTTGATTGTGGTGGCGGACGAGACTAACTCCGAAGACCCCGTCTATATCGATATGGAAGCCGAAGAGATTGGGATTGATGGTGCAACGAATGGACTTGAAGGTTTTACATCAGACAAAGCGGAAGCAAGTAATGTGGTATTTTCTAGAGAAGGACCACCCCTTGTAAGGAAAGAGTCCAGAATGTCCACTACCTGTAGTTGCAGCAGTACCAAGAAACTCAAATCTCGCGTTGCCATGATGGATTCCAACccggagaagaaggagaaacCTGGGCAAGAGAAAAAGCTCAGTAGACAAGATAGGATTGAATTGGGCCGCTTGTTTCAGAGCGCCGTGAGTTCCCATGATTGGGAACTTGCAGAGAGTCTGATCCTGTTAGCCGATCCACAAACTCTGAATGATGCTTTGTGCACTACTCTGGATTCAATTTGGTTTTTGACCACACAACAAGAGCTTTATGGGATAACGGGGTTGATTAAGAAAATCATTGTCAATGGTGCATATGACTTTACAAGAGCTGCCTTGAGGACTTCATTTCTTGCTTCATGTGTTTCTGCTTGTCAGAGCCGAACAATGAGTCTTGCAGATACAGTCACTCTAATGGCCCAAAGGTAAGAACCTCCTCAAGTGTAGCAATTTTATGACAAGATTAAATTCCACTTTTACCATCTCTCTGTTACAAATCCTGCAAAACTATAGTTAATGAGATACTTGAAACTATTTGTGTTGATATCTTTTGTAATGATAGGACCTCAGCAACCAAATTTACAGTTCCCTTCTATAAGCAAAAATCATGTTGAAAACCTCTGTACAGTTGGCCCTACAAATGTTAATCCTTGTAAATGTCGTTTTTCATCTTATTTATTTCCTTCAAGTAAGAGTATATCAAGGAATTATTTATGGTGTAATGCGCATCTTTCTCTTGATCCTTTCAATGACCTACCATTTTGCTTAATTTCTGCCTTTTGTTTTGATAGGTTGCATGAGCGTCTCCAGGAATGCAATGGAGATGAGGTCTTAAAGGCAGAAGCTGGTGCCAAGGTTCAAAAGTTTACCGAATGGGCTCTGAAATGTATAGGCTTCCATTCTCGTTGTCAGGGTAATAAAGATAGAGTTAATAACAGTTCAGGTGTTGAAATTCAACTCCAGTTATCTGCATTTAAGATATTCCTAGATATTGCTGGTAACCAGCTATCTGGGAAAGACTTCACGGAGGCCTTTGATGCTGCTTGCTTTCCCCTAACTCTCTTCTCTACTTCGTTCTATCCTGGCTGGGCATCTGGGATATCAGCAACTGCAATTCAAGGTCTGCTGGGTATGCTGGTGGAGGGGGGTGCAGACAATGTTAATCAGTGTTTCCTTGAAGCCTCTCGTTTTGGGAGTACAGAGCTTGTGCGCATCTTATTGCAGGTGATATTAGTATTTCATCTAAACTCCATGATATATTAAGTTGCCCTTGCTTTTGGATATTACTTTTTCCTCTAGCACTTTGATGTTATGGTTGTCATACTAGTCTTTTGAACCTAAAAGGCTGTAAAGTATATCACTATAACACACCATCTGGTGACCTTAGAGAAAAGATTGGCATTATCATGAGCTAGTTTATGAGAATGCCAATGCCACACAAGCTAAAAATGGAAGTAAGAACCCTAGGAACCTCAGGTCAGTAAGGGTTCATTGCAGAATCTTTTTTCGCTTGAAGCTGAATAAAGGCATAGTCTAGATTAGCAATCCTAGGTGTTTCCTTTTGTTTTGCGCAGTCTGATGACAAAAGGTCTTTAAAAACTTTGTGATCTAGACACTTTATCAGCTTCTTTCCCTTAATCTCCATTATATATGGGTTAAGGTCATTTCTCTTGAAGTGGTTTCTTAGTGTAATATAATGAATTGTTAGTGATTTTTCTGACTCTTAATCAGAACTGGAGAGAATTAGAATGTCAACGGGCAAGTAGAAACAAAAGTTCTTATGAATGAAGTTATATATTTATGTATATgtatagttatatatatatattttttttttccaagtagAAACACATTTGTTGCTAAACATTACAGTTTTTCTGTAACCAATGAAATATGCTTATTCATATCCACTCTCTAATAGAACTTATTCAGTGGCTAGTATAAACCTTAATTAGATGATAATATTAGATTCTATAATTATTATATAAATGGCTGTTTTCCTATAGTCACTATATGAATGCCTATAATCATTATTGTTTACTTTGTTGTATGGGTTAGTGGTGCGTACTGTTTTTCCCTTACATATCTATGccttattgtttgttttaacaTTGCCTAGATTTTATTAACAAGTCCAggtttattattttccttttgtATTTCTACCAATATTTCTGTAGATCTGGAAGATTGAAATATTCATCCACAAACACATAATTTTATTGTTGCTCGCATTATGTTGAAACGGATCTGATACTATGAAATGCATATGTATCAAATCTTGGGGAATTTGATAAGAAGATCTTTGTTGAAAATTTACTTTTTGACATATTATTAGTGGCATCTTTTGTCTCATATCTGTTTGGTATCTGGGTTTTGTTTTGGTAGATTGCCCAACGGAACAGTTTGGATGTTGATGTTGACCTGGCGTTGGGTTTTGCGTCTCACTACTGCAAAATTGGTACTATGGAATGTCTTGTGGAAGAGGGTAATGCCATAGCCTTCTTGGGCCCTCTGATGAGAGCTGCAGAGAGGGGCTGTATGCAGGTTGTTGAGTGGTTTGTGAAAAGGGGTTGCCGAGACATGGAGCTGTGCCTTGCTCTGACAGCTGCAACATCTAGCAGCCAAGTTGATGTTGCTGCCTATCTCCTTCCTCATGTTCCTCATCATGTTCTTGCAGCACTAAGCATTGAAATTCTGAAGGCTGCTGGTGAACGAAGTGGTGGGTCTCTTGATGGTGTTGCATTTCTTCTCCATTCTGACTTCTTAGGAGACCCTGCAGCTACTTATGCTGTTGCTGACAATATTGCTCGGTCTGATGATGAGGGAGTAGCTCATGAGCTAAGGGCTTTTCTTAGAGAGCACTGGTCCGAGGAAGCCTTCTTGGAAGGAAGAagacaagaacaagaacattaCCTGAACCTTGTGAGGATTTTAAAGTGgggtggatctccaatttgctTAAGAGATCTTCCATCCCCACTGAGGATAACAATTGCTTACCTGCCACTGTATAGGGAGTGTGTTAAGGCAGGTGGCTGTTTGTTGTCACAAAGGCTGAGAGGGCAGCTTATTGAAGCTGTGAGAGCGCTTGGTGGTGGGGTCTTAGAAGGGGTGAGCCAGTGCAAAGAGCTCTTGGCTTTTCTGGAGCACCATCTTCCTCCGTTTTTACTTGAACCGCCGAGCATTGTGTAGCAAGATTTCTCCCCAATGTTTTGGTTTTCGCTTCTGTATTTTCCGTCACTATCTGGCATATGTAATGGATAATAACATGTTAGCGGGGTCAGGTGACAAAGCTGAGATTTGCCAATTTTCCGTATATGCAATTAGATTACTGCACGTCTTCATGAACATATTCTACGATTCTGGAGCGCGTGTTGATCTATCATTGCTGTATCAACTAAACAGTTGAAATATCATGGTCTGTATATCTGACTACTCTTATCATATGTATTCACTTTGTCAGCCCCTCTTTGTTTTCCTGTTAATCTCCAATTAGTTATGGCAGGATTCCAAGGACAGTGGGCCCCAAGTTCAATCTTCAATTGGAATGCTGCCCCATGatgtttttgtctatttaccccatttctagatatttttttcccacttaccccattaagtttttttaattccctcttacctaaaagtctaaaacactctaaggaagtattcactaataccccattaagatttttttatattttttttaatacaattttatcatcacccctttgttacttagagagagagataaaatggaagagagaaaccataggagacttcaccgGAGCCTGGTCACTGGCCGCGAGAATCCGGccaacttagagagagagagaaaatggaagagagaaaccataggagacttcgctggattccggtcaccggccgctgcCCGCAGGactttttctgaaaacctcaccggaaaagtttattgcccctaatagacgtctatcagccatgtattgccccctaatagaagtctattgccctccaataggactttcagtcgccagaatgggaactaatctccctaaatttagacaaataaaagtttaattacagaaaaaaaataaggagattacatcaattcaaaacttatattgccctccaatagacgtctattggcccctaatatacattcaatttttttttttcatttccttttgccccattacttaaaaacaaaaatgatttgggcacccagaaaatgctctgaGCACCCACGTCAAGAGCTGCGTTCCTCGCCTGTGGTCCGATCGGAGCTTCAACCGGAGAGGTAGCTTCGAGCGAAGCTTCTTCGTCGCCTTCAGGTAGCATCGAACAGAGCTCCACCGCATTCGGTCCACTCACATTCACCACCTGATGGTCCCGAGTCGACCCGGCCGGCAAAAATGCCTTCTGACATCCAGTCAGTTAGGGCCACCGGCAACAACTAATCCTTCTCAAGCCGGATCTCGGACTCTGTCCGCTCCTCGCCGTCGAAGAAAGGTTGAAAACCTATTAACCCGGCCAACTTGACGGTCCGGAGTCTCGAAATCCGGTGAGAAGTTGAGGTCGACCAGTTTTAGGAGACAGCGGTTGTCGGTGCCATCAAGGCCACGAGTGGCCTCCTGGACCTTCGACACCATCGTCGACGAAGAGTGGAGcgacgaggagagagagaaagccgGCTTTGGCTCCAGCTCCGGCGTCCGgcgtctggagagagagagagagagtcgggtTCGTGCAGACTGCAAATTGCAGAGTGGTGATAGTGGCAGTGGTTgtaattatttaattgagttgagggtaaaatggttaTTTGATgtgaaattgtgtatgtgggaacaaaaatctgttgttggggtaagtgggataatgtttactcattttggggctttgggtcaaggacccataaTAAAATGGGCACTCATCGCACACAGCTACTCTTGTCTGACCCAAGACCTTCTTTGTCACACACtttgtattattatttttggttaaaaaaaaaactttagagAGAGGAAGGATATCCTACACATCCGCGTCAGGACAAATTTATAATCTTAACTATGAAGGACTGACGTGGGACACGTACCTGTACCACAGCCTCTAGATATGGATTTCCGCAGGAGATTTACTGATCGCTCGACCCAACACAGAACTGCTGCCAGCGGGGCTCGAATTTGGATTGGGGCTTAACCACAAGCACACCCATATTAACTGAAAAAACCGCATGTTGGTGTTTTATTTCTTTCATTACTTCATCCACTCTTCATACTTTTTAAGAATGCCCTCacttaataataaataaattggtAGTCAAAATTATACATCTCACGatttgtgtgtgtatataatgATATTGCAATTTTGAATGATTAAACCgtattttttttataaggaAGACCGATGTGGCTGCCCTCaaatcttgattaatgaaaccatagaacACAAGGGGGAGacatagagcctaaaccccatattATAATAAGTAATGTATTCTAACATGTACCAGTTAGCAAAGAGTACTCAACTTGctactttattttctttgacaaagcggtgacataacggaaacaTAAATCTACTAGGGAGAAACATCAAAACAAATAACACAGCTTTCCAAATATGTTGCCGCACGAAATCTAATCCGGCGACACTCTGTTTTATCTTGCCATTAGAAAGTTGTTTATATTTTAAAACAGATAGCTGTCTCACTATGCTAggcaaggcacactgagtgtgcagaCCACCGAGACTAAGCCCACTATTGCCTACCATATTTTGATAGGGACTTAATTGGAAACAACAAATAAACTAACAcgaatgaaaaaaataatagcaCAAGCCCACATGGGACCCAAATACAATGTCTTGGCCCAATAGGCCCAGATAATGAGGAGTCTATGCCCTCCCTCAACCCAAGGTCGCACTAGCATTAACACCATCGTAGCGCCACCACACCCGCCACACCACCTCCAATGTTGAACCCTCACCCCCGTCGGACCAATAAGGATATCGCACCCCTAAACCTATATTGTCTGATTCCGGATCAGACAGCAGATATGTCTATCAAACTAAAAAGATCATCGATCTCCTTCCACCCACCACCAACCCGAGGTGCCTCGACTGCTTGCCCAAGCCCATCGTCGTGGATCCACCCATGTATCAGGCTTAGATCTGCCCTGATGCAGTCTCCCCTTGCAACTAAGGGAGAAGAGAAACACATATCCCCGACCCCAGCCTCTGAGCGCC encodes the following:
- the LOC133707877 gene encoding ankyrin repeat protein SKIP35-like, with the protein product MVSVEGNGGLIVVADETNSEDPVYIDMEAEEIGIDGATNGLEGFTSDKAEASNVVFSREGPPLVRKESRMSTTCSCSSTKKLKSRVAMMDSNPEKKEKPGQEKKLSRQDRIELGRLFQSAVSSHDWELAESLILLADPQTLNDALCTTLDSIWFLTTQQELYGITGLIKKIIVNGAYDFTRAALRTSFLASCVSACQSRTMSLADTVTLMAQRLHERLQECNGDEVLKAEAGAKVQKFTEWALKCIGFHSRCQGNKDRVNNSSGVEIQLQLSAFKIFLDIAGNQLSGKDFTEAFDAACFPLTLFSTSFYPGWASGISATAIQGLLGMLVEGGADNVNQCFLEASRFGSTELVRILLQIAQRNSLDVDVDLALGFASHYCKIGTMECLVEEGNAIAFLGPLMRAAERGCMQVVEWFVKRGCRDMELCLALTAATSSSQVDVAAYLLPHVPHHVLAALSIEILKAAGERSGGSLDGVAFLLHSDFLGDPAATYAVADNIARSDDEGVAHELRAFLREHWSEEAFLEGRRQEQEHYLNLVRILKWGGSPICLRDLPSPLRITIAYLPLYRECVKAGGCLLSQRLRGQLIEAVRALGGGVLEGVSQCKELLAFLEHHLPPFLLEPPSIV